Proteins from a genomic interval of Neisseria arctica:
- a CDS encoding TPM domain-containing protein: MLLNIQRFGTFLAVLLTSIGLFAADLAAIPPLTAPVMDSAQMMQPEARVQLNTHLTQYSRDKGSQIVVLTVPTIAPETPFDYAARVMEAWAPGRKDVSDGVLLLLVRDERKTHLAVGRGLEGAIPDVYAKRILEDVLRPYLQRGQTDQGIYAAVAQIEKLIAGEELPPPVHTSTGYDVQEEGSSLMFLLIFPFVIGGFLKAVFGRILGSLFTGGALFGLAWFLGWGVIIAALAAVAGAVLVFALGSGTFISGGGGPMRGGGWHSGGGFRGGGGFGGGGGFGGGGASGGW; this comes from the coding sequence ATGCTATTGAATATCCAACGTTTCGGCACTTTTCTGGCAGTGTTGCTGACCAGTATAGGATTATTTGCCGCCGATTTGGCAGCGATACCGCCGCTTACAGCACCCGTTATGGACAGTGCGCAGATGATGCAGCCCGAGGCACGGGTGCAGCTTAATACGCACCTTACCCAATATAGTCGTGACAAAGGCAGCCAGATTGTTGTGTTGACGGTTCCTACCATTGCTCCTGAAACTCCTTTTGATTATGCGGCCAGAGTTATGGAAGCATGGGCTCCGGGGCGCAAAGATGTTAGTGATGGCGTGTTGTTGCTGTTGGTGCGCGACGAGCGAAAAACCCATTTGGCAGTGGGGCGCGGCTTGGAAGGTGCCATTCCTGATGTTTATGCCAAACGTATCTTGGAAGATGTTTTACGTCCGTATTTGCAACGGGGTCAAACCGATCAAGGTATTTATGCGGCTGTGGCTCAGATTGAAAAACTGATTGCAGGTGAAGAGCTACCTCCTCCCGTACACACTAGTACCGGATATGATGTGCAAGAAGAGGGTAGCAGCCTGATGTTTCTGCTGATCTTTCCGTTTGTTATCGGCGGCTTCTTAAAAGCAGTATTTGGGCGGATTTTGGGCAGTTTGTTTACCGGAGGTGCATTGTTCGGCCTGGCTTGGTTTTTGGGCTGGGGCGTGATTATTGCCGCTCTGGCCGCTGTTGCAGGCGCAGTGCTGGTGTTTGCGCTTGGCAGCGGGACATTTATTTCAGGAGGCGGCGGACCGATGCGTGGTGGCGGTTGGCACAGCGGAGGAGGTTTTAGAGGGGGCGGCGGCTTTGGCGGCGGCGGTGGTTTTGGCGGCGGCGGTGCATCGGGAGGTTGGTAA
- a CDS encoding TPM domain-containing protein — MQEKNRFKRLWQHWLHPRWRVERYFPSSELKKLSDEIGKSELTHSGEIRFVIESGYDSTDVLKGIDTRTRAWQWFGELGVWDTMSNSGVLVYVSFADHAVEIVADRGIAAKVPESEWRRVCDNMLLHFRGGDFISGLRLGLRDIGTILARHFPQQPDSDVNELSNDVILR, encoded by the coding sequence ATGCAGGAAAAAAATAGATTTAAACGTTTATGGCAGCATTGGCTGCATCCCCGCTGGCGTGTCGAACGGTATTTCCCTTCATCCGAATTAAAGAAGCTCAGTGATGAAATCGGTAAATCCGAACTGACCCACTCGGGTGAAATCCGATTTGTGATCGAGTCCGGTTATGATAGCACCGATGTATTAAAAGGCATAGATACGCGTACTCGGGCATGGCAATGGTTTGGCGAGTTGGGTGTGTGGGATACCATGTCTAACAGCGGGGTGTTGGTGTATGTTTCTTTTGCCGATCATGCGGTTGAAATCGTAGCGGATCGCGGGATTGCGGCAAAAGTACCGGAAAGTGAGTGGCGCCGGGTGTGCGACAATATGTTGTTGCATTTCCGCGGCGGTGATTTCATTTCCGGATTACGGTTGGGATTGCGCGATATCGGCACGATTTTGGCCCGGCATTTTCCACAACAGCCGGACAGCGATGTCAACGAGCTTTCTAACGATGTGATATTGCGTTGA
- a CDS encoding aminotransferase class I/II-fold pyridoxal phosphate-dependent enzyme, whose translation MQLKPKGNSAVNIAASIEELVRTETWPPGYKLPTVRALASELNVNPNTVSAAYKQLRDAGIIQTDGRRGSFVPEKTAAHYPEMAIPAGLVDLASGNVDRRLLPVLTPELTEGYTLATDVGSHGDSSDLVDFARQWLDARCGIKHEPYLFFGTLDIIERALTQRCMPGAKVLIEDPCWPPALALINHLRLQAVPLVLDSEGAKIPDENDLAGASAVILTARAHSPTGICYSASRWRAWQQALSRHTALLIVDDHWGALSHQTFHGMEGFQNEWIYSTSTSKFLGTDFRIAIATGNTPILSAMKIRFTLGPRWISKLLQHMALHIWRNFTPSRLNEIAESYSRRRTCLLESLCRHNIHLPYHPETGEGMHIWLPVSNEPHVIQSLAAKGWAVQSGSPFTIRKQSAIRITISNLNLSECELLADDIAAALASSNRSIY comes from the coding sequence ATGCAATTAAAACCGAAAGGCAACAGTGCTGTCAACATCGCCGCCTCAATAGAAGAACTCGTCCGTACCGAAACGTGGCCGCCGGGCTACAAACTTCCGACCGTGCGCGCACTGGCAAGCGAACTCAACGTTAATCCCAACACGGTCTCAGCCGCTTATAAGCAATTACGGGATGCCGGCATTATCCAAACAGATGGCCGCCGAGGCAGTTTTGTGCCCGAAAAAACGGCAGCCCACTATCCCGAAATGGCAATTCCGGCAGGCTTGGTGGATTTAGCCAGCGGCAATGTAGACCGCCGGTTACTGCCCGTTCTTACCCCTGAGTTAACCGAAGGTTACACACTGGCTACGGATGTCGGCAGTCATGGCGACAGCAGTGATTTAGTGGATTTTGCCCGCCAATGGCTGGATGCCCGCTGCGGAATCAAGCACGAACCGTATCTTTTTTTCGGTACACTCGATATTATCGAACGCGCCCTGACCCAGCGTTGCATGCCCGGTGCAAAAGTCCTCATCGAAGACCCTTGCTGGCCACCGGCCCTCGCATTGATTAACCATCTGCGCCTGCAAGCCGTACCACTTGTACTCGATAGCGAAGGTGCAAAAATACCTGATGAAAACGATTTGGCAGGTGCCTCGGCCGTTATCCTTACAGCACGCGCGCACAGCCCAACCGGCATTTGCTACAGTGCTTCTCGCTGGCGGGCATGGCAGCAAGCTTTAAGCCGCCATACGGCTCTTTTAATCGTAGACGACCATTGGGGGGCGCTCAGCCACCAAACCTTTCACGGCATGGAAGGATTTCAAAACGAATGGATTTATTCTACGTCGACCAGTAAATTCCTCGGCACTGATTTCCGCATCGCTATCGCAACAGGTAATACGCCCATTCTGAGTGCCATGAAAATACGCTTTACCCTCGGTCCGAGATGGATAAGCAAATTATTGCAACACATGGCACTGCATATTTGGAGAAACTTCACTCCTTCACGTTTAAATGAAATTGCAGAAAGTTACAGCCGGCGGCGTACCTGTTTGTTAGAAAGCCTCTGCCGCCACAATATTCATTTGCCCTACCATCCCGAAACCGGAGAAGGTATGCATATTTGGCTGCCCGTTAGCAACGAACCCCATGTCATCCAATCTCTTGCGGCAAAAGGCTGGGCGGTACAAAGCGGTTCTCCTTTTACCATTCGGAAACAATCCGCCATCCGCATTACCATCAGCAATCTCAATTTATCGGAATGCGAGCTACTGGCCGATGATATTGCCGCCGCACTTGCAAGCAGCAACCGCAGTATTTATTAA
- the ccoG gene encoding cytochrome c oxidase accessory protein CcoG, translating to MSTEPQSKQPKEQVIQLYQGSKRIHPKLAKGRFANLRILAILATQFVFYVLPWFNWGGRQMVLFDIPDRHFYIFGLSLGMGDLIYLAGLLIICAFGLFWWTTLAGRLWCGYACPQTVYTEIMLWIDHLVEGDRNKRLKLEKEPWNFRKIRIKATKYLLIFLVCAWTGLTFAGWFTPIRELIPSLFDFSISGGALFAAAFYGFMTFLFAHIMREQVCKYMCPYARFQSAMFDHDTLIISYDEERGEPRGARKKNVSREETPLGDCINCTMCVQVCPVGIDIRDGLQYECIGCAACIDACDEIMDKMNYPRGLIRYTTESVLKHEYTDKDIKKRLLRPRVLGYGAVLFIAVAAWLFGISTREALRIDIIKDRGVMVRENKAGWLENAYNLRIINSSEDEQVLKASVSGFEDIALTGLPEEGVRIPGNDTITIPVQVSTIPEYADKGSHPIEFTFRYHETDDESEFRTIIEKASFIGE from the coding sequence ATGTCAACCGAGCCGCAATCCAAACAGCCGAAAGAGCAGGTTATCCAGCTTTATCAAGGCAGTAAGCGTATTCATCCGAAGTTGGCGAAGGGACGCTTTGCCAATTTGCGTATTTTGGCGATTTTAGCCACGCAGTTTGTATTTTATGTTTTGCCTTGGTTTAACTGGGGCGGCCGGCAGATGGTGCTGTTTGATATTCCCGACCGTCATTTTTATATTTTCGGTTTGTCGCTGGGCATGGGTGATTTAATTTATCTGGCCGGGTTGCTGATTATTTGTGCATTCGGTTTGTTTTGGTGGACAACGTTGGCGGGGCGCTTATGGTGCGGCTATGCCTGTCCTCAAACCGTTTACACCGAAATTATGTTGTGGATAGACCATTTGGTAGAAGGCGACCGTAACAAGCGTTTGAAGCTTGAAAAAGAGCCGTGGAATTTTCGTAAAATCCGCATTAAAGCCACAAAGTATCTGTTGATTTTTTTAGTGTGCGCATGGACAGGGTTGACATTTGCCGGTTGGTTTACCCCTATCCGGGAGCTGATTCCAAGCCTGTTTGATTTCAGTATCAGCGGGGGCGCATTGTTTGCGGCTGCTTTTTACGGCTTCATGACTTTCTTATTTGCACATATTATGCGCGAGCAAGTGTGTAAATACATGTGCCCGTATGCGCGTTTCCAAAGTGCCATGTTCGATCACGATACATTGATTATTTCTTATGATGAGGAGCGCGGCGAACCACGCGGCGCCCGTAAGAAAAATGTCAGCCGCGAAGAAACGCCTTTGGGTGATTGTATCAACTGTACGATGTGTGTTCAGGTATGCCCCGTAGGTATTGATATCCGGGATGGTTTGCAATACGAGTGTATCGGTTGTGCCGCTTGTATTGATGCTTGTGATGAAATCATGGATAAAATGAACTATCCGCGCGGCCTGATACGCTATACCACCGAAAGCGTGCTTAAGCACGAATATACAGATAAAGATATCAAAAAACGCTTGCTGCGCCCGCGTGTGTTGGGTTATGGTGCTGTTTTATTTATCGCCGTGGCAGCGTGGTTGTTCGGAATCTCTACCCGCGAAGCGTTGCGTATCGACATTATCAAAGACCGTGGCGTGATGGTGCGTGAAAATAAAGCGGGTTGGTTGGAAAATGCTTATAATCTGCGCATTATCAACTCCAGTGAAGACGAACAGGTGCTCAAAGCCAGCGTAAGCGGTTTTGAAGATATCGCCCTTACCGGCCTGCCCGAGGAGGGGGTGCGTATTCCGGGAAACGATACCATCACTATTCCCGTTCAGGTTTCTACCATTCCTGAATACGCGGATAAAGGCAGCCATCCGATTGAGTTTACCTTCCGCTACCACGAGACAGATGATGAATCTGAATTTCGCACCATCATTGAAAAAGCATCTTTTATCGGAGAGTAA
- a CDS encoding FixH family protein produces MVKEQQKSKVWYKEPWPWILMSGPAIVVVAAFITLYIARSNSVDLVSDDYYKDGKHIDIQLHRDEEAYKRNIHAQVLVSPGFDSAKVFVSGDFDPKQPLNLLLMHPARKAEDQTVKLQPVQEGVASGGKYEYNAVFKPLPQTHHWYVRVEDAGGIWRVEDKWLVSQGNAISLKPMDKLLAPAASSSN; encoded by the coding sequence TTGGTTAAAGAGCAGCAAAAATCCAAGGTTTGGTATAAAGAACCCTGGCCTTGGATTCTTATGAGCGGCCCTGCTATTGTAGTAGTGGCTGCTTTTATCACCTTGTATATCGCCCGAAGCAATTCCGTAGATTTGGTGAGTGATGATTACTATAAAGACGGCAAGCATATTGATATCCAGCTTCACCGTGATGAAGAGGCATATAAGCGTAATATCCATGCCCAAGTATTGGTAAGTCCGGGTTTCGATAGTGCAAAAGTTTTTGTAAGCGGTGATTTCGACCCCAAACAGCCTCTGAATTTGTTGTTGATGCATCCGGCACGAAAAGCAGAGGATCAAACCGTAAAACTACAGCCTGTCCAAGAGGGTGTGGCCTCGGGCGGAAAATATGAATATAACGCAGTATTCAAACCCTTGCCGCAAACCCACCATTGGTATGTGCGTGTAGAGGATGCGGGCGGGATTTGGCGCGTAGAAGACAAATGGTTGGTTAGTCAGGGTAATGCAATTAGTCTGAAGCCTATGGACAAACTGCTGGCCCCTGCGGCTAGCTCCTCCAACTAA
- a CDS encoding NADP-dependent malic enzyme, translated as MDDLIKEAALHFHEFPTPGKIQVAPTKPLGTQYDLSLAYSPGVAAPCMEIYNDPLASYKYTARGNLVAVISNGTAVLGLGNIGALAGKPVMEGKGVLFKKFAGIDVFDIEVNETDPDKLVDIIASLEPTFGGINLEDIKAPECFYIEKKLRERCNIPVFHDDQHGTAIITAAAVLNGLRVVNKKIEEATLVCSGAGAAAIACLNLLVALGMKRENITVCDSKGVIYQTREDKDRMDESKKQYAIADNGQRVLGDAVPGKDIFLGLSGPNVLSTEMLKTMNDQPIVFALANPQPEIWPPEAKAARPDVVIGTGRSDFPNQVNNVLCFPFIFRGALDVGATTINEEMKLACVRAIADLALAEASDVVAGAYGGEELTFGPEYLIPKPFDPRLIAKIAPAVAQAAMDSGVATRPITDMDAYVEKLTQSVYKTSLFMRPVFNQAKKEIKRIVLTEGEDERILHAAQQVATQKLAFPILVGNLEAIEERLQSQGLTIQAGKDFTVIDPHQNPYFEESWREYYKLRQRKGVTEEMARRRVRANSTLIGALMVRLGHADGLVCGTMGRFRDHFTIMEEVIGYNNPEKDAFAMNALISNKGNYFIADTYVNHEPTAEQLAKGTIMCAQEMKRFGIKPKVALVSNSNYGSHVDKDTLKMQKALELIRAADPELEVDGEMQADVAMDEVMRKKIFPETTLSGSANLLVMPGVEAANISYNLLRVHSSNGITVGPILMGLNKPAHIVTPISTVRRIVNMIALAAVDAQRL; from the coding sequence ATGGACGATTTAATCAAAGAAGCAGCCCTTCATTTTCACGAATTTCCAACCCCCGGTAAAATCCAAGTTGCGCCGACAAAGCCGCTGGGTACTCAGTATGACCTTTCTTTGGCCTATTCGCCTGGTGTTGCCGCACCTTGTATGGAAATTTACAACGACCCTCTGGCTTCGTACAAATATACCGCGCGTGGTAATTTGGTTGCCGTAATTTCCAACGGTACCGCCGTATTGGGTTTAGGTAATATCGGTGCGCTGGCAGGTAAGCCGGTTATGGAGGGTAAAGGCGTACTGTTTAAAAAATTCGCCGGTATCGACGTATTCGATATCGAAGTCAATGAAACCGATCCTGATAAATTAGTTGATATCATCGCCTCGCTTGAACCTACTTTCGGTGGTATCAATCTTGAAGATATCAAAGCGCCCGAATGTTTTTACATTGAGAAAAAGCTGCGCGAGCGCTGTAATATTCCCGTATTTCACGATGACCAACACGGTACTGCCATCATTACCGCAGCCGCCGTATTGAACGGCTTGCGCGTTGTTAACAAAAAAATCGAAGAGGCAACATTGGTTTGCTCGGGTGCGGGCGCAGCGGCGATTGCCTGTTTGAACCTGTTGGTTGCTTTGGGTATGAAGCGTGAAAATATCACCGTATGCGATTCGAAAGGTGTGATCTACCAAACCCGTGAAGACAAAGACCGCATGGACGAATCTAAAAAACAATACGCCATTGCCGACAACGGTCAGCGCGTATTGGGAGATGCGGTTCCGGGTAAAGATATTTTCTTAGGTTTGTCGGGCCCCAATGTTTTGAGCACCGAAATGCTCAAAACTATGAATGACCAGCCAATCGTATTTGCCTTGGCCAATCCCCAGCCGGAAATTTGGCCGCCAGAAGCCAAAGCTGCCCGCCCTGATGTGGTAATCGGTACGGGGCGCTCTGATTTCCCAAATCAAGTTAACAATGTATTGTGCTTCCCCTTTATTTTCCGCGGTGCGCTGGATGTGGGTGCGACGACGATCAACGAAGAAATGAAATTGGCTTGCGTGCGCGCGATTGCGGATCTTGCTTTGGCCGAAGCCAGTGATGTAGTGGCGGGCGCATACGGCGGCGAAGAGCTTACTTTTGGCCCGGAATATCTGATTCCCAAACCTTTCGACCCGCGTCTGATTGCCAAAATCGCACCGGCCGTTGCACAAGCTGCCATGGATTCGGGAGTGGCAACGCGCCCGATTACCGATATGGATGCTTATGTTGAAAAATTGACACAAAGCGTTTATAAAACCAGCCTGTTTATGCGTCCGGTATTCAATCAGGCTAAGAAAGAAATCAAGCGCATTGTATTAACCGAAGGTGAAGACGAGCGTATTTTGCATGCCGCCCAACAAGTGGCAACGCAAAAACTGGCTTTCCCGATTTTGGTAGGTAACTTGGAAGCGATTGAGGAGCGTTTGCAGTCTCAAGGCTTAACAATCCAAGCAGGTAAGGATTTTACCGTTATCGATCCGCACCAAAATCCTTATTTTGAGGAAAGCTGGAGAGAATATTACAAACTGCGCCAGCGTAAGGGTGTAACCGAAGAAATGGCCCGCCGCCGCGTTCGTGCCAACAGTACGTTGATCGGAGCGCTAATGGTGCGTTTGGGTCATGCAGACGGCCTGGTGTGCGGTACGATGGGCCGCTTCCGCGACCATTTCACTATCATGGAAGAGGTGATCGGGTATAACAATCCCGAAAAAGACGCCTTTGCCATGAATGCGTTGATTTCTAATAAAGGCAACTATTTTATCGCAGATACTTATGTAAACCATGAGCCGACCGCCGAACAGCTTGCCAAGGGTACGATTATGTGCGCCCAAGAAATGAAGCGTTTCGGTATTAAACCGAAGGTGGCATTGGTATCTAATTCCAACTACGGTTCGCATGTGGATAAAGATACACTGAAGATGCAGAAAGCTTTGGAGCTTATCCGTGCTGCCGATCCCGAATTGGAAGTGGATGGTGAGATGCAGGCCGATGTGGCGATGGACGAAGTGATGCGCAAAAAAATCTTCCCCGAAACCACGCTTAGTGGTTCGGCTAACTTATTGGTAATGCCGGGGGTGGAGGCCGCCAATATCAGTTACAACCTCTTGCGTGTACACTCTTCCAACGGTATCACTGTCGGCCCGATTTTGATGGGTTTGAATAAGCCGGCTCATATCGTAACGCCGATTTCAACCGTACGCCGCATTGTGAACATGATTGCGTTGGCGGCAGTGGATGCCCAACGTTTGTAA
- a CDS encoding endonuclease/exonuclease/phosphatase family protein: MTELTATDWLLLALLMLPVITTLLPLCKHPHWVFRIFDFPRLQIAAVSLLCVILNWLLRPTDYWLFNVFEVINLACFLYQLKAIAAYTRLTRPEVLQYLGPDNEHTISLLTSNVLTPNRRTDLLLAQIRRHQPDVVLTLETDIWWEKQLSPLETDMGYTYTVKIPLDNLYGMHLYSRLPLRDVEIRHWVAENIPSIAAGLQLRSGQWIRIYCLHPMPPSPTEADTATDRDAELLLVGREIGRNNHSVLVFGDLNDVAWSRTSQLFQQISGLLDPRKGRGLYNTFHAGYPLLRWPLDHIFHSNDFMMSEIKVLPSIGSDHFPVYGKFQFSPAAEMLQEESLPDEDDKQEAAEKIAEAEPLKEVVGEKYTHNQPKEQSKNKF; the protein is encoded by the coding sequence ATGACTGAACTAACCGCTACCGATTGGTTACTACTCGCCCTTCTGATGCTGCCGGTAATTACCACTTTATTACCGCTATGTAAGCACCCCCATTGGGTATTTCGTATTTTTGACTTTCCCCGCCTGCAAATTGCAGCCGTCAGCCTTTTATGCGTAATACTCAACTGGCTGCTACGCCCTACCGATTATTGGTTATTCAATGTTTTTGAAGTTATCAATCTGGCTTGTTTTCTCTACCAACTTAAAGCAATCGCCGCCTATACCCGTCTCACCCGACCTGAAGTATTACAATACCTCGGACCCGATAACGAACATACTATTTCCCTGCTCACCAGCAATGTGCTCACCCCAAACCGGCGTACCGATTTGCTATTGGCGCAAATACGCCGACACCAGCCCGATGTTGTTCTAACACTGGAAACCGATATATGGTGGGAAAAGCAATTGTCCCCTCTCGAAACCGATATGGGCTACACCTATACGGTTAAAATCCCACTCGACAATCTTTACGGTATGCACTTATACAGCCGTCTGCCGCTACGCGATGTAGAAATCCGCCATTGGGTGGCAGAAAATATCCCTTCGATTGCCGCCGGTTTGCAACTGCGCTCCGGCCAATGGATTCGTATTTACTGTTTACATCCGATGCCGCCAAGCCCTACCGAAGCAGACACCGCTACCGACCGCGATGCCGAGCTACTGTTAGTCGGCAGGGAAATCGGTCGCAATAACCATTCCGTATTAGTATTCGGCGACCTGAATGATGTCGCATGGTCCCGCACTTCGCAATTATTCCAACAAATCAGCGGACTTCTCGACCCCCGCAAAGGCCGCGGGCTATACAATACCTTTCATGCCGGCTACCCACTGCTGCGCTGGCCTCTCGACCATATTTTCCACAGCAACGATTTCATGATGAGTGAAATTAAAGTTTTGCCTTCGATCGGTTCCGACCATTTCCCCGTATACGGTAAATTCCAATTCTCACCGGCCGCCGAAATGCTTCAAGAAGAAAGCCTGCCTGATGAGGACGATAAGCAGGAAGCCGCCGAAAAAATCGCCGAGGCCGAACCCTTAAAAGAGGTAGTCGGCGAGAAATACACACATAACCAACCGAAAGAACAATCGAAAAACAAATTTTAA
- a CDS encoding DUF445 domain-containing protein produces MHTLSAQARSAAARERLRRGRRLATGLLIAACILFAVSASYVREYPVLGYVKAFAEAAMVGALADWFAVTALFRRPLGLPIPHTAILPRNQHRIADELGRFIENNFLQGRPIALRVYQAAPSEKLLRWLAGEDMRRRWLPWLAVQLPVLLKVAKPDQVARFGSLMLAEQYSGDKIGKTLANGMAVLKAQGLHEMLLLASIKQLRRWLQDAETRVILEQNLREWAARVESDAPSAWDKIKASLKGTLVERVDGWVAAKALDWADDYLAAALDNPQHRLRLGYEEQFDRITDALRHSRLWHKRLEQGKMQLAHSPAVQDTLARAWVSLQNWTAADVVKTDSLCLAQLNKLLDHMLSQAHEYPQFMRRVDVRLSLMVRDFVMKYKDRAAVFVAEKVKSWDSRQMVEKLELSVGKDLQFIRINGTLVGGLVGLVIYTVSQWLF; encoded by the coding sequence ATGCATACTCTTTCTGCACAAGCACGTAGTGCTGCGGCACGTGAGCGGTTGCGCCGTGGTCGGCGGTTGGCGACCGGCTTACTGATAGCGGCCTGTATTTTGTTTGCGGTGTCGGCGTCTTATGTGCGCGAATATCCCGTTCTCGGTTATGTTAAAGCTTTTGCCGAAGCGGCTATGGTTGGGGCTTTGGCTGATTGGTTTGCAGTAACGGCATTGTTCCGCCGACCTTTAGGCCTACCGATTCCGCATACGGCAATTTTGCCGCGTAACCAACACCGTATTGCGGATGAATTAGGGCGTTTTATCGAAAACAATTTTTTGCAGGGGCGGCCTATTGCATTGCGTGTTTATCAAGCTGCGCCGAGTGAAAAATTATTACGTTGGCTGGCCGGAGAAGATATGCGCCGGCGTTGGTTGCCTTGGTTGGCTGTACAGCTGCCGGTTTTATTAAAGGTGGCCAAGCCCGACCAAGTGGCGCGATTCGGCAGCCTTATGCTGGCGGAACAATACAGCGGCGATAAAATTGGTAAAACGCTGGCCAATGGTATGGCCGTATTAAAAGCTCAGGGCTTGCATGAAATGCTGCTGCTGGCTTCTATCAAACAGTTGCGACGTTGGTTACAAGATGCCGAAACACGGGTCATTCTTGAGCAAAACCTGCGGGAGTGGGCGGCAAGGGTAGAAAGTGATGCGCCCAGTGCGTGGGACAAAATCAAGGCATCGTTAAAGGGTACACTGGTAGAACGTGTAGACGGCTGGGTAGCAGCTAAAGCTTTGGATTGGGCAGATGACTATTTAGCAGCGGCTCTGGATAATCCGCAGCACCGCTTGCGTTTGGGTTATGAAGAACAGTTCGACCGTATTACCGACGCTCTGAGGCACTCTCGGTTATGGCATAAGCGTTTGGAACAGGGTAAGATGCAGTTGGCACATTCACCGGCGGTACAAGATACATTGGCGCGCGCTTGGGTGAGCTTGCAGAATTGGACGGCTGCCGATGTGGTGAAAACAGATTCGTTGTGCTTGGCGCAGTTGAACAAATTGCTTGACCATATGTTGTCTCAAGCACATGAATATCCGCAGTTTATGCGGCGGGTAGATGTGCGTTTGTCGTTGATGGTACGCGATTTTGTGATGAAGTATAAAGATCGGGCAGCAGTGTTTGTGGCGGAAAAGGTGAAAAGTTGGGACAGCCGTCAGATGGTCGAAAAATTGGAATTAAGCGTCGGCAAAGATTTGCAGTTTATCCGTATCAACGGCACGCTCGTCGGCGGTTTGGTGGGATTGGTGATTTATACTGTATCGCAATGGCTATTTTGA
- a CDS encoding DUF2288 domain-containing protein, protein MSEPLLSDKLNLETARISWLELQPHFARGVAVYVAEDLDLIGIAKMMADDNSTELAKLMQQGRFGVVTENQARQFLDDNQDMWAVVVAPWVLVQPCRD, encoded by the coding sequence ATGTCCGAACCCTTGCTCAGCGACAAACTCAATCTCGAAACCGCCCGCATTTCATGGCTTGAACTACAACCGCACTTTGCACGCGGCGTAGCGGTTTATGTGGCCGAAGATTTGGATTTAATCGGCATTGCCAAGATGATGGCTGACGATAACAGCACTGAGTTGGCAAAGCTGATGCAGCAAGGCCGGTTCGGCGTGGTGACGGAAAATCAGGCACGGCAGTTTCTCGATGACAACCAGGATATGTGGGCAGTCGTAGTGGCACCCTGGGTATTGGTGCAGCCTTGCCGAGATTAA
- a CDS encoding metal ABC transporter ATP-binding protein: MSIVVENLTVSYQHRPAIHHFDMTFDDGQMWAVFGPNGAGKSTLLKAVMGLVKADTGKVEYKDLQRSGIAYLPQQSEIDRSQPMTVFELAAMGLWYEIGFFKQVNAVQRKRVMQALERVEMADAADRQIGHLSNGQFQRVLFARMLVQNARFLLLDEPFNAVDAKTTYALLEVLRQCNREGCAVIAVLHDYEQVRAYFPKTVLVAREKIAAGATEQVLMDEALAKANDVMMRHGSGDWCAA; encoded by the coding sequence ATGAGTATCGTTGTTGAAAATCTGACTGTAAGTTACCAGCACCGCCCGGCTATCCATCATTTTGATATGACTTTCGATGATGGTCAGATGTGGGCGGTATTTGGGCCGAACGGCGCAGGTAAGTCTACTTTGCTCAAAGCCGTGATGGGGTTGGTAAAAGCCGATACCGGAAAAGTAGAATATAAGGATTTGCAGCGCAGTGGGATCGCCTATCTGCCTCAACAAAGCGAAATCGACCGTAGCCAGCCGATGACAGTTTTTGAATTGGCGGCTATGGGGCTTTGGTATGAAATCGGCTTTTTTAAACAAGTAAATGCCGTACAACGTAAGCGGGTAATGCAAGCTTTGGAACGGGTGGAAATGGCCGATGCCGCTGACCGTCAAATCGGGCATTTGTCAAACGGCCAGTTTCAGCGGGTATTGTTTGCCCGAATGTTAGTTCAGAACGCCCGTTTTTTGTTGTTGGACGAGCCGTTTAATGCAGTGGATGCGAAAACGACTTATGCCCTATTGGAAGTTTTGCGCCAATGTAACCGCGAAGGATGCGCGGTGATTGCGGTATTGCACGATTATGAACAGGTGCGTGCATATTTCCCGAAAACAGTATTGGTGGCACGGGAAAAAATTGCGGCGGGAGCTACCGAACAAGTGTTGATGGATGAGGCTCTGGCAAAGGCCAATGATGTCATGATGCGCCACGGTAGCGGTGATTGGTGTGCGGCCTGA